The following are from one region of the Nicotiana tabacum cultivar K326 chromosome 3, ASM71507v2, whole genome shotgun sequence genome:
- the LOC107809607 gene encoding uncharacterized protein LOC107809607, translated as MKREIHGTINRLKQHLAGTHKGIKPCPTVPDEVANECKKALLKLQKVKTLQNATLEEMRAVASGNGMGNESGTSPSRPNSYPKARGPIDDYVSAQTSQATLNSKWKKEERKEVCQRIGRFFFSSGIPFNVANDSYYLPMFEGVANYGPSFVPPSMHELRTWILKDEVTNINKMLDGHKKSWKHYGCSIMSDSWTDGRSRCFINFLINSPANTFFLISIDASDSIKSGEMLELHLNKIIDEVREENVVQIITDNGSNFVNAGKRIMETRSHVYWTPCAAHCIDLLLEDIGKLTLHQETLKKAKEAMRFIYGHTWVLDLMRSFTNNHELLRPAVTRFATAYLTLQSIQKQKQALRSMFSSKAWNKSTWAKKHEGVKTRATILFDQNFWPYIAYCVKRVTPLVSVLREVDSEEKSCMGYMYDLMNRAKEKIAINCGSNQIKYGPIWKRIDDRWNNQLHSPLHAAGYYLNPRLRFDERFSNNYEIKQGLFQCMERMLGYEERFKVDVQLDSYDHLRGDFGSQLAMDSKKVRSPTDWWIRFGGSLGLGF; from the exons ATGAAGAGGGAAATACA TGGAACCATCAACAGACTGAAGCAACACTTAGCAGGCACCCATAAAGGAATAAAGCCTTGCCCTACAGTGCCAGATGAAGTGGCCAATGAATGCAAGAAAGCATTACTAAAGCTTCAAAAAGTTAAAACCTTGCAGAATGCTACTTTGGAAGAAATGCGAGCCGTTGCATCTGGAAATGGTATGGGCAATGAATCTGGTACTTCTCCAAGTAGGCCGAATTCATATCCAAAGGCAAGAGGACCAATTGATGATTATGTTAGTGCACAAACAAGTCAAGCTACTTTAAACTCCAAATggaaaaaagaagagaggaaaGAAGTTTGTCAGCGAATCGGTAGGTTTTTCTTTTCAAGTGGTATACCTTTTAATGTTGCAAATGACTCATATTATTTACCAATGTTTGAAGGAGTTGCAAATTATGGACCGAGTTTTGTGCCTCCCTCCATGCATGAATTGAGAACTTGGATATTAAAAGATGAGGTTACAAACATTAATAAGATGTTAGATGGACATAAGAAATCTTGGAAGCATTATGGTTGTTCAATTATGTCTGATAGTTGGACAGATGGAAGAAGTAGATGTTTTATTAACTTTTTGATTAATAGTCCAGCCAATACTTTCTTTTTGATATCTATTGATGCCTCTGACTCTATTAAAAGTGGTGAAATGCTTGAATTGCATTTAAATAAAATTATCGATGAAGTTAGAGAAGAAAATGTTGTTCAAATAATTACTGATAATGGTTCTAATTTTGTGAATGCTGGAAAAAGAATAATGGAAACTAGATCTCATGTTTATTGGACTCCATGTGCTGCACATTGTATTGATCTCTTGTTAGAAGATATAGGAAAGTTGACACTTCATCAAGAAACACTTAAAAAGGCAAAAGAAGCGATGAGATTTATTTATGGGCATACTTGGGTATTAGATTTGATGAGGTCATTTACAAATAATCATGAGTTACTGCGTCCTGCTGTCACTCGCTTTGCTACAGCATATCTCACGCTTCAAAGCATTCAAAAGCAAAAACAAGCCCTTAGATCTATGTTTTCTTCTAAAGCTTGGAATAAATCTACTTGGGCTAAGAAACACGAGGGGGTGAAAACAAGAGCCACAATTTTGTTTGATCAGAACTTCTGGCCTTATATTGCTTATTGTGTGAAGCGTGTTACTCCTTTAGTGAGTGTTTTGAGGGAAGTAGATTCAGAGGAAAAATCATGCATGGGATATATGTATGATTTGATGAACAGAGCTAAGGAAAAGATAGCTATAAATTGTGGATCCAACCAAATAAAGTATGGTCCCATTTGGAAGAGAATTGATGATAGATGGAATAACCAACTTCATAGTCCACTTCATGCTGCTGGATACTATTTGAATCCTCGGTTGCGATTTGATGAAAGGTTTTCTAACAATTATGAAATCAAGCAAGGTTTGTTCCAATGCATGGAAAGAATGTTGGGTTATGAAGAGAGATTTAAAGTGGATGTTCAGTTAGATTCATATGACCACTTGAGAGGGGATTTTGGAAGTCAGTTAGCTATGGATTCTAAGAAAGTACGATCTCCGACAGATTGGTGGATACGTTTTGGAGGCAGTCTCGGATTGggattttga